AAGGTTTAGACATGTGGGGTGTAGTTCCGAAAACTGTTACAAATGAGTTTCAGATACCTATCAAACAGATTGAGCGTTTACcttatgataattttttatttgggaTGGTAACATGCCATTCAATAACTATTGTGAACGGAAAACTGATGGGTGACCCACTGGATTTGAAGATGTTTGAGTCTACTGGTTGGACTTTAGAAGACCAAAAAAATGTACCGGACAGTCAAAAGTATAGTCTTATTCATCCCACTATCGTAAGGCAACCAAAGAAAGGTAAATAACTTTTACATAGTAAATACAAAATTagttattcagttttttttttttaaagaaattcttCACGAGAAATCGAATACTAGGGATGTTTCAGTACAACGTCAGTCTTCTATTGACGATTTATTGGCTGACGTTGGTTTACTCAATGGTGAAACAAACAATGATCATGGTATTGTTCGTGAGTTTCCATTCACTTCGAATTTACAGCGGATGTCCGTTATAACACGCCGTCTAAGTGGCTCAAATTTCAACGTATATTGTAAAGGTTCTCCTGAGATGTTGCAGCAGCTTTGCCAACCAAGCAGTTTGCCAGAAAATTACTCACAACAATTAGCATTTTTTGCAAAACGCGGATACCGTATTATCGCAATGGCTTTTAAACCACTTAGTCCCAAAATGAGTTATATTAAGGCACAACGTTTGGCACGTGAAATAGTTGAAAGCGATCTTGAGTTTCTTGGTTTCGTTGTAATGGAAAATCGCCTAAAACCGGACACAAGTGAGGTGATAGCATCATTGACAAATGCCAACATACGTACGGTTATGATAACTGGAGATAATTTGTTGACGGCGATAAGTGTAGCTCGTGACTGTGGTATTGTTTCAGCGGACCAAGCGGTTGTCACTGTAAACGCACGACAGGTGTTTCAGAAAGAACGGCATGCGTATGAACTGTATTACACACTTGATATAGGTGGTTCTGAAGATAATACTAAAGATTTAGTAAATATCtcggatataatatcattgcaATCATCGACTGCTAATTCTGTTGATGGAGTTTGCGAAGCTTCAGGGAATTACCAGATATTTAATGGTGATGTCACATCATTAAGTAGTGTATCAATGACACTACCAAACAGTAATAGTCTAACCAGTGTTGAGACCTGTGAAACATGGACGCACCAAGATCCAGAATTAGGTCTGGCTAGCTGTAAACACGAGAAAAAATGCCATCGTCCTACCTGGCGCAACAATTACAGATTCGCAATGATTGGCAGAACATGGCAGATTGTGAGAGAAAATTTCCCGaatgaattgaaaaattttatagtacGTGGAGCAATTTTTGCACGCATGTCACCGGAACAAAAGCAAGCTTTAATTATAGATCTTCAACAGCTTGACTACTGCGTTGCTATGTGTGGTGATGGTGCAAACGATTGTGGTGCTTTAAAAGTTGCACATACCGGTATTTCGCTAAGCGAAACCGAGTCTGCAATTGCGTCACCTTTTACATCGCGCAATGCAACAATTAAATGTGTGCCGTATGTCATCAAGGAAGGAAGAGCTGCGTTAGTTACATCATTtggcatatttaaatatatggcTGCTTATTCTATGGTACAATTTATATCAGTTATGATATTATACTCCATCGACTCCAACTTAACGGATAAACAGTATTTATATGTTGATTTGGGATTGATATCTGTGTTCGCATTTTTTTTCGGCAAAACAGGAGCGTACGTTGGACCACTCGCTAAACAAGTTCCTTTAAGCTCACTTATCTCCTTAGCTCCGTTAGCATCAATAATATTGCATTTGCTTGTCGTAGTTGGATTCCAAATAGCTGGTgagttcaaaaatatgttttttattaaatataaaatttctgatATTATCCACAGCTTTAATCTTCCTAAAAGAGCTTAAGGGTTATTTTCTTAGGGTTCTATATGTATTTCTGctctgaattttattttttgaaattttattttttaattttctttttgaaaaaaaaaaaaaattattttaatattaaaaaattgaagaattcaAATTTGATAATATATAAATCGTTTGAATGTGTAAGTTATCCGACCATTGTTCTAGAGTATTGAATATAGTAGAACACGAAGTGCGCAAGCGCGAAAAATGTTAAATCTGaaacagtttaaattttttattcttaatcaTATGGAATctaaaattggttttttttaaaccgttatttggaattaaaaatcaattataaattttaatccggtttttggctaaacatttttttatttactttgtaaTTCCGTATTTggaactaaaattttatttttatttgaggtAATTgaggtaatttttttatattttttatcatccCGTTTAAGTTTTAATCGTAACAGAGTTCTGATCTTGGCCATGGTTTAGATAGTTTTTACACATATTTGAtagaaaaataacattttagttCTGCAATATTGTTATGAGAGctttattcctttttttaataaaacgaaATGTGTTCAATACTATTTACataattactattttatatacatttcgcTAAGCATacatttacacaaattttttctATGTTCTTAAAGCGTGTATTTGGCTTCATAAAGTAGTCTCacttaattttcaaacaaaatttcattgtaaaaacaatttgtgTTTTCTATTTATAGGTTGGTTTCAGTTGCATCAACAGGACTGGTTTGTTCCTTTCAAACACAGTGATGAAGATCACTTAGGATGCTACGAAAACTACACTATGTTCGCGATATCCAGTTTTCAGTATATTATACTTGCATTTATATATTCTAAGGGAGCGCCATATCGAAAACCAATTTGGTCGAATATTCCGTTCTGTCTTTCATTGGTTACAAATCTTGCGATTGTTTGTTATTTAGTATGCTATCCTTCGCAATGGATAAGAGAGTTTTTCCAACTAGTTGTACCTAACAGTCTCCGCTTTCGATTTTGGATGTTGTTTTATGGAGCTGCCAACTTTGTAGTGCATGTCATCGTTGAGATATATGTCGTTGAGTATTTATTCTTTCAAAAAGTGCAGATGCGACGTGAAAGAAATATGAAGGAATCGAAACGGAAATATATGCACGTCGAATATGATATGCGGTGTTGTAAAACGTGGCCGTCAATAACACAGTCATGTCAGGCATTCGATTCTTCAACACTACTTAAAGAAGTAAAACCAACGTATGTAGAAATAAGTGCTGAACAAAACTTCGACACGCCAGCATCACAAAACAATGCATTAAATAGTTTCTTCGAAGCGGAATCAATCCAAGCTATTCAAACCTTGCCAACGGTAGCCGAATGTAGTGTACTTAGTGAATGCGAACCAGCCAAATTGCTGTTAAAGGAGAAACAAATGCACAGTGGTGATGTTAATGTAATCCAAATTTCATGAGATTTAAATATTGTCCCCGCAATACTTCTTGTTTCTACGTTTAATTACTTGCATATAGTgagttatgtattttttttttcgttcttGCGTTTTAGGctttgtaaatttaatgttagctgtgctagtTTTAATGTTTCTATTATACATAGATCTAAttcgtatataataaatatgggttggtttagtaatataataaaacTGAAGTGTATTTTTTGCTAAGAATCGACTCCATACGTACATAATCGCGATAACCTTTTCAATGATCATAATATAGATCTGCAACAAGAATGGTGTCTGGAAGTTTTCAACTGATTTGAATGTATTTAATtgttctgaaaactaaaaaatacacACCAAAATTCCAGGACGTGAGGTTATTTTGCTaaacgcaaagttttattaatttaatttttgagacttacttaaattaataaataaataggaacaactttattttgattactcaggggtgttgtagaatctaatagttgtcggaatcagacctgaaaccgataaaaatgcagtaggtgtcatgaattctgatattattggtttgacgttcgaaacagaaactGTAACGggtttgggtgtcacggaaatcaattttatcggttttgttatcagaaatgAAACTAGAGGATAGTCGctaacagatttgaaatgtaagttaagaaatcaatttatattattatgaatttatttatctttttatagGGAAAACCATAAGAAGAAAACACAGAAAGTCAGAACgattgagtttatggaaaaaatctagatattttaagagcatttaaaaaacataataaacgtaatttaacacttaaagcgtctttattcagtcgataatgtgatatgaTTCTGTAAGGTAAACGTGAATACAAGCagacaagtaaatgcaagccaaatttcacatgcgatttccctggtgcatcaagtggattactgtgatccTTAATatcttctttttaattttttcgttgcatTTGCTTCcaacaaaataaaagctaaaatagcggaactcattgtaaaattaaaaataattgcttccaaatttatttatatgcaagttttgtcacattagcaaacagctgattcgaatattggttttaagtatgttcgaaaagacgaaaatccaagCAGACTCTGTGACATCATTGAAACATGGTTTGCAATTCTAACAACTATCtcaatctgtcttggattctacaacacccctgacagtttttaaatatacttgtataccggTCGTAACTGTCATCTACCGTATATAATCATTAACCAAAGAAAGAAA
This genomic interval from Bactrocera oleae isolate idBacOlea1 chromosome X, idBacOlea1, whole genome shotgun sequence contains the following:
- the anne gene encoding polyamine-transporting ATPase 13A3 isoform X5, which gives rise to MKQDNQLTLNNQPYQMLTHHQKSISRQPSGISNSSGGSSPTDLPLRHGKMIFQEPQLQNGIASILPSSNETRCQSFLTHRANDGEDQVSQDSQLLAKDPKPCVGLLNAREDDEMQITGYKRSLLRTVLCWLFICLTGGLLRLLMHWWRHWYLIATHEKCSLEIAEKVLIQEHYQGKHIIYYVKAIQEINATMPMKCLQQARFSPSLLAKNESSRIGNKLTLQRQSEVEIDETSFHISLHFSSGQFKHTNHVRMFNCKQLRYVWDNQSQSFNKLKGLDVNVSSAYFHQQKGLPVQEQLSRRLAYGPNEITVPYKNLKTLLVLEMLNPFYVFQIFSVVLWFLYDYYYYACVILLMSMVGIAMSIIQTKKNQDSLRESVINKGCALVVTEAGEVREIGTECLVLGDVIEIPTNGCTMQCDSVLLSGNCILDESMLTGESVPVTKTPLPMKRDLIYDKKEHARHTLFCGTKVIQTRYIGSEKVLAIVINTGNITAKGGLIRSILYPPPIDYKFEQDSYKFIECLGLIALIGFIYTLITKVSRGIDAVKIAVESLDLITIVVPPALPAAMTVGRFYAQKRLKKKDIYCISPRSINVAGSIDCCCFDKTGTLTEEGLDMWGVVPKTVTNEFQIPIKQIERLPYDNFLFGMVTCHSITIVNGKLMGDPLDLKMFESTGWTLEDQKNVPDSQKYSLIHPTIVRQPKKEILHEKSNTRDVSVQRQSSIDDLLADVGLLNGETNNDHGIVREFPFTSNLQRMSVITRRLSGSNFNVYCKGSPEMLQQLCQPSSLPENYSQQLAFFAKRGYRIIAMAFKPLSPKMSYIKAQRLAREIVESDLEFLGFVVMENRLKPDTSEVIASLTNANIRTVMITGDNLLTAISVARDCGIVSADQAVVTVNARQVFQKERHAYELYYTLDIGGSEDNTKDLVNISDIISLQSSTANSVDGVCEASGNYQIFNGDVTSLSSVSMTLPNSNSLTSVETCETWTHQDPELGLASCKHEKKCHRPTWRNNYRFAMIGRTWQIVRENFPNELKNFIVRGAIFARMSPEQKQALIIDLQQLDYCVAMCGDGANDCGALKVAHTGISLSETESAIASPFTSRNATIKCVPYVIKEGRAALVTSFGIFKYMAAYSMVQFISVMILYSIDSNLTDKQYLYVDLGLISVFAFFFGKTGAYVGPLAKQVPLSSLISLAPLASIILHLLVVVGFQIAGWFQLHQQDWFVPFKHSDEDHLGCYENYTMFAISSFQYIILAFIYSKGAPYRKPIWSNIPFCLSLVTNLAIVCYLVCYPSQWIREFFQLVVPNSLRFRFWMLFYGAANFVVHVIVEIYVVEYLFFQKVQMRRERNMKESKRKYMHVEYDMRCCKTWPSITQSCQAFDSSTLLKEVKPTYVEISAEQNFDTPASQNNALNSFFEAESIQAIQTLPTVAECSVLSECEPAKLLLKEKQMHSGDVNVIQIS
- the anne gene encoding polyamine-transporting ATPase 13A3 isoform X4, producing MNNQSDIQIPDQKCDFLVEEKVNSSPVSIPLNTSKIHFTKRGMKQDNQLTLNNQPYQMLTHHQKSISRQPSGISNSSGGSSPTDLPLRHGKMIFQEPQLQNGIASILPSSNETRCQSFLTHRANDGEDQVSQDSQLLAKDPKPCVGLLNAREDDEMQITGYKRSLLRTVLCWLFICLTGGLLRLLMHWWRHWYLIATHEKCSLEIAEKVLIQEHYQGKHIIYYVKAIQEINATMPMKCLQQARFSPSLLAKNESSRIGNKLTLQRQSEVEIDETSFHISLHFSSGQFKHTNHVRMFNCKQLRYVWDNQSQSFNKLKGLDVNVSSAYFHQQKGLPVQEQLSRRLAYGPNEITVPYKNLKTLLVLEMLNPFYVFQIFSVVLWFLYDYYYYACVILLMSMVGIAMSIIQTKKNQDSLRESVINKGCALVVTEAGEVREIGTECLVLGDVIEIPTNGCTMQCDSVLLSGNCILDESMLTGESVPVTKTPLPMKRDLIYDKKEHARHTLFCGTKVIQTRYIGSEKVLAIVINTGNITAKGGLIRSILYPPPIDYKFEQDSYKFIECLGLIALIGFIYTLITKVSRGIDAVKIAVESLDLITIVVPPALPAAMTVGRFYAQKRLKKKDIYCISPRSINVAGSIDCCCFDKTGTLTEEGLDMWGVVPKTVTNEFQIPIKQIERLPYDNFLFGMVTCHSITIVNGKLMGDPLDLKMFESTGWTLEDQKNVPDSQKYSLIHPTIVRQPKKEILHEKSNTRDVSVQRQSSIDDLLADVGLLNGETNNDHGIVREFPFTSNLQRMSVITRRLSGSNFNVYCKGSPEMLQQLCQPSSLPENYSQQLAFFAKRGYRIIAMAFKPLSPKMSYIKAQRLAREIVESDLEFLGFVVMENRLKPDTSEVIASLTNANIRTVMITGDNLLTAISVARDCGIVSADQAVVTVNARQVFQKERHAYELYYTLDIGGSEDNTKDLVNISDIISLQSSTANSVDGVCEASGNYQIFNGDVTSLSSVSMTLPNSNSLTSVETCETWTHQDPELGLASCKHEKKCHRPTWRNNYRFAMIGRTWQIVRENFPNELKNFIVRGAIFARMSPEQKQALIIDLQQLDYCVAMCGDGANDCGALKVAHTGISLSETESAIASPFTSRNATIKCVPYVIKEGRAALVTSFGIFKYMAAYSMVQFISVMILYSIDSNLTDKQYLYVDLGLISVFAFFFGKTGAYVGPLAKQVPLSSLISLAPLASIILHLLVVVGFQIAGWFQLHQQDWFVPFKHSDEDHLGCYENYTMFAISSFQYIILAFIYSKGAPYRKPIWSNIPFCLSLVTNLAIVCYLVCYPSQWIREFFQLVVPNSLRFRFWMLFYGAANFVVHVIVEIYVVEYLFFQKVQMRRERNMKESKRKYMHVEYDMRCCKTWPSITQSCQAFDSSTLLKEVKPTYVEISAEQNFDTPASQNNALNSFFEAESIQAIQTLPTVAECSVLSECEPAKLLLKEKQMHSGDVNVIQIS